One Chloroflexota bacterium DNA segment encodes these proteins:
- a CDS encoding Hsp20/alpha crystallin family protein — translation MTNIMRWDPYRDLMTMREAMDRLFEEAFVPVRGSLFDWPMWPTQAGLWRWGDNLPVDMYETDDAIVVKAALPGVHEDDIDIEERDGILTIRAESKAEDERHEFGWHIRERRYGLWQRSVRLPTEVKADKAKAELSDGILTITLPKARTGKRLVNKIKVSRILPKIKLPKIGKREREIKVHER, via the coding sequence ATGACCAACATCATGAGGTGGGATCCGTATCGGGACCTGATGACCATGCGAGAGGCGATGGACCGCCTGTTTGAGGAGGCGTTCGTGCCCGTGCGCGGCAGCCTGTTCGACTGGCCGATGTGGCCCACCCAAGCAGGTCTCTGGCGATGGGGCGACAACCTGCCGGTGGACATGTACGAGACCGATGATGCCATCGTCGTGAAGGCAGCGTTGCCCGGTGTCCACGAGGACGACATCGACATCGAGGAGCGCGATGGCATCCTGACCATCCGGGCCGAGAGCAAGGCCGAGGATGAGCGCCACGAGTTCGGCTGGCACATCCGGGAGCGGCGCTACGGCCTGTGGCAGCGCAGCGTGCGCCTGCCGACCGAGGTCAAGGCGGACAAGGCCAAGGCCGAGCTGAGCGATGGGATCCTGACGATCACGCTCCCGAAGGCCCGCACGGGCAAGCGGCTGGTGAACAAGATCAAAGTCAGCCGCATCCTGCCGAAGATCAAGCTCCCCAAGATCGGCAAGCGGGAGCGCGAGATCAAGGTGCACGAGCGATAA